From the Methanobacterium sp. BAmetb5 genome, the window TCAGAATAGTTTCAGGGGTGATTGCATCTTTTAAATCCCTTAAGGAAACTATTCCCTCCTCATTCACCGGTAAAAATGTTACCCTGAATCCCTCTTTTTCCAGATGTTTACAGGTTTCTAAAACAGCGGGATGTTCAATGGAAGAAGTTATAATATGGTTTCCCTTGTTTTTCAGGTGCCGGGAGGCACCTTTAATGGCTATGTTGTCTGATTCTGTGCCTCCACTGGTGAAGTAAATTTCATCGGGTTGGGCACCTATTAGAGATACTACCTGTTCACGTGCCTTTTCCATGGCAGTTCTGGCTTTTCGCCCAAGGGAATAAAGAGTAGAAGCGTTTCCAAAAGAATCGCTAAAATAAGGTTCCATTGCATTCCACACCTCAGGGTCAAGAGGGGATGTGGCAGAATGATCCAGGTAAACCTGCTTAGAGTGGGGGGAATGGTTAGTCATGGAAAATGGTAGTATCCTTTAGACGTTCATCATCGGATTTTTAAAATAAAATAATATTATTTTGAGGTTTAAAATGAAATAATAATTATTCTGAGGATTTATCCTCAGAAGAATTTTCAACCTCTTTTTCAGCCTGTTTCATTTTGTAATCGGCGATGGCCGCCCTTAAGGCATCAGCAGCTAAATTGGAACAGTGCATCTTCACCGGTGGGAGTCCTTCCAATTCTTCGGCTACATCATCTCTGGTGATTTTCAGAGCTTCATCCAATGTTTTTCCAATTGCCATCTCGGTTA encodes:
- the nifU gene encoding Fe-S cluster assembly scaffold protein NifU; translated protein: MYSEKVMDHFSNPRNVGEIEDASGVGTEGNPVCGDLMTIYIKVEDEVITDIKFKTFGCGAAIATSSMITEMAIGKTLDEALKITRDDVAEELEGLPPVKMHCSNLAADALRAAIADYKMKQAEKEVENSSEDKSSE